From one Molothrus aeneus isolate 106 chromosome 19, BPBGC_Maene_1.0, whole genome shotgun sequence genomic stretch:
- the LOC136564755 gene encoding carboxyl-terminal PDZ ligand of neuronal nitric oxide synthase protein-like isoform X2 yields the protein MPVKNRYNLVDDGCDSRVPLHNEEAFQHGIHFQAKYIGSLDVPRPNSRVEIVAAMRRIRYEFKAKNIKKKKVSIIVSVDGVKVILRKKQKRKEWTWDESKMVVMHDPVYRIFYVSHDSQDLKIFSYIARDGANNSFRCNVFKSKKKSQAMRVVRTVGQAFEVCHKLSLQHALQNADGQADGASDKSAEEQPLEVHQIKGSKITDVDEVGIDAGGICVSERGPRELPGARGDLGMLKPGQASKEKNGQVQLLKDQLAAETAARIEAQARVRQLLLTNRDLLQHVSLLVRQLTVLEAREEHREEHRQPVDHSLQNLSLAQSLSLNLKNHYSLDVHLPSTSTPASILGSPVAPGSLPSLGPRDSYLNLVSLDRGSHGYGSKEGDECLEGQEGLSRRVEGSEVGDFALPNGGSRQKADDTARGDEDRRQPPIPKLNPPPPILRKRSSKTSPSLEVEVKPESTAHLSLPSASISSLTSITASSLTLLDPEARTPARSGASSTEPGPAGTCQRTLGKDRTGESGPMSPLASIHDPAASETLAKELVALGSPTDSSLPFSPADDTCLHISFSEDELDTAVGPSRVPS from the exons atgCCGGTGAAGAACCGGTACAACCTGGTGGACGATGGCTGCGACTCCCGCGTCCCGCTGCACAACGAGGAGGCCTTCCAGCACGGCATCCACTTCCAGGCCAAG TACATCGGGAGCTTGGACGTGCCCAGGCCCAACAGCCGCGTGGAGATCGTGGCAGCCATGAGGAGGATCCGG TACGAATTCAAGGCCAAGAACAttaagaagaagaaggtgagCATCATCGTGTCCGTGGACGGGGTGAAGGTGATCCTGCGCAAGAAGCAGAAg AGAAAGGAGTGGACCTGGGACGAGAGTAAGATGGTGGTGATGCATGATCCAGTGTACAG AATTTTCTACGTCTCTCATGACTCGCAGGACCTGAAAATATTCAGTTACATCGCACGGGACGGCGCCAACAACTCCTTCAGGTGCAACGTCTTCAAATCCAAGAAGAAG AGCCAGGCCATGCGCGTGGTGCGCACCGTGGGACAGGCCTTCGAGGTGTGCCAcaagctgagcctgcagcacGCCCTGCAGAACGCCGACGGGCAGGCCGATGGCGCCAGCGACAAATCGGCCGAGGAGCAGCCGCTGGAAG TTCACCAGATAAAGGGCTCCAAGATCACGGATGTGGACGAGGTTGGCATCGATGCTGGGGGCATCTGTGTGTCCGAGAGGGGACCCAGAGAGCTGCCAGGTGCCAGGGGGGACCTTGGCATGCTGAAACCTGGGCAAGCCTCAAAGGAAAAGAATGGCCAG gtgcagctgctgaaggaccAACTGGCTGCCGAGACAGCGGCGCGGATCGAGGCGCAGGCCCGGGTGCGGCAGCTCCTGCTGACCAACCGCGACCTGCTGCAGCACGTCTCGCTGCTGGTGCGGCAGCTCACAGTGCTGGAGGCCCGGGAGGAGCACCGGGAGGAGCATCGGCAGCCGG TTGACCACTCCTTGCAAAACCTGTCCCTGGCCCAGTCTCTCTCCCTGAACCTGAAGAACCACTACAGCCTGGATGTCCACCTGCCATCCACCTCCACCCCTGCCAGCATCCTGGGCAGCCCGGTGGCCCCCGGCTCGCTGCCTTCCCTGGGCCCCAGGGACTCCTACCTCAACCTCGTCAGCCTGGACAGGGGCAGCCACGGCTACGGCAGCAAGGAGGGGGACGAGTgcctggaggggcaggaggggctcagcCGGCGCGTGGAGGGCTCCGAGGTCGGCGACTTCGCTCTGCCCAATGGGGGCAGCCGGCAGAAGGCAGACGACACGGCCAGAGGGGACGAGGACAG GCGGCAGCCGCCCATTCCCAAGCTCAACCCGCCACCCCCCATCCTACGCAAAAGGTCCAGCAAGACCTCCCCAAGCCTGGAAGTGGAGGTGAAGCCCGAGAGCACTGCCCACCTGAGCCTACCCAGTGCCAGCATCTCCAGCCTCACCAGCAtcactgccagctccctcaCCCTCTTGGACCCTGAGGCAAGGACTCCTGCACGGAGTGGTGCCTCCAGCACGGAGCCCGGCCCTGCCGGGACCTGCCAGCGCACTCTGGGCAAGGACAGGACTGGAGAGAGTGGGCCAATGTCCCCCTTGGCCAGCATCCATGACCCAGCAGCCAGCGAGACTCTGGCCAAGGAGTTAgtggccctgggcagccccacgGACAGCTCACTGCCCTTCTCCCCTGCAGATGACACCTGCTTGCACATCAGCTTCTCTGAAGATGAGCTGGACACTGCTGTGGGGCCCAGCAGAGTCCCCTCTTAA
- the LOC136564755 gene encoding carboxyl-terminal PDZ ligand of neuronal nitric oxide synthase protein-like isoform X1, with protein sequence MPVKNRYNLVDDGCDSRVPLHNEEAFQHGIHFQAKYIGSLDVPRPNSRVEIVAAMRRIRYEFKAKNIKKKKVSIIVSVDGVKVILRKKQKRKEWTWDESKMVVMHDPVYRIFYVSHDSQDLKIFSYIARDGANNSFRCNVFKSKKKSQAMRVVRTVGQAFEVCHKLSLQHALQNADGQADGASDKSAEEQPLEVHQIKGSKITDVDEVGIDAGGICVSERGPRELPGARGDLGMLKPGQASKEKNGQDAENCSLHLASSQQLLSPGSPCSSASITPLASQHCLQLLQQQLLQQQQQTQVAVAQVQLLKDQLAAETAARIEAQARVRQLLLTNRDLLQHVSLLVRQLTVLEAREEHREEHRQPVDHSLQNLSLAQSLSLNLKNHYSLDVHLPSTSTPASILGSPVAPGSLPSLGPRDSYLNLVSLDRGSHGYGSKEGDECLEGQEGLSRRVEGSEVGDFALPNGGSRQKADDTARGDEDRRQPPIPKLNPPPPILRKRSSKTSPSLEVEVKPESTAHLSLPSASISSLTSITASSLTLLDPEARTPARSGASSTEPGPAGTCQRTLGKDRTGESGPMSPLASIHDPAASETLAKELVALGSPTDSSLPFSPADDTCLHISFSEDELDTAVGPSRVPS encoded by the exons atgCCGGTGAAGAACCGGTACAACCTGGTGGACGATGGCTGCGACTCCCGCGTCCCGCTGCACAACGAGGAGGCCTTCCAGCACGGCATCCACTTCCAGGCCAAG TACATCGGGAGCTTGGACGTGCCCAGGCCCAACAGCCGCGTGGAGATCGTGGCAGCCATGAGGAGGATCCGG TACGAATTCAAGGCCAAGAACAttaagaagaagaaggtgagCATCATCGTGTCCGTGGACGGGGTGAAGGTGATCCTGCGCAAGAAGCAGAAg AGAAAGGAGTGGACCTGGGACGAGAGTAAGATGGTGGTGATGCATGATCCAGTGTACAG AATTTTCTACGTCTCTCATGACTCGCAGGACCTGAAAATATTCAGTTACATCGCACGGGACGGCGCCAACAACTCCTTCAGGTGCAACGTCTTCAAATCCAAGAAGAAG AGCCAGGCCATGCGCGTGGTGCGCACCGTGGGACAGGCCTTCGAGGTGTGCCAcaagctgagcctgcagcacGCCCTGCAGAACGCCGACGGGCAGGCCGATGGCGCCAGCGACAAATCGGCCGAGGAGCAGCCGCTGGAAG TTCACCAGATAAAGGGCTCCAAGATCACGGATGTGGACGAGGTTGGCATCGATGCTGGGGGCATCTGTGTGTCCGAGAGGGGACCCAGAGAGCTGCCAGGTGCCAGGGGGGACCTTGGCATGCTGAAACCTGGGCAAGCCTCAAAGGAAAAGAATGGCCAG GATGCCGAAAACTGCTCCCTCCACCtggccagctcccagcagctgctcagtccgggcagcccctgctcctcgGCCTCCATCACCCCGCTggcctcccagcactgcctccagctgctccagcagcagctcctccagcagcagcagcagacgcAGGTGGCTGTGGCCCAG gtgcagctgctgaaggaccAACTGGCTGCCGAGACAGCGGCGCGGATCGAGGCGCAGGCCCGGGTGCGGCAGCTCCTGCTGACCAACCGCGACCTGCTGCAGCACGTCTCGCTGCTGGTGCGGCAGCTCACAGTGCTGGAGGCCCGGGAGGAGCACCGGGAGGAGCATCGGCAGCCGG TTGACCACTCCTTGCAAAACCTGTCCCTGGCCCAGTCTCTCTCCCTGAACCTGAAGAACCACTACAGCCTGGATGTCCACCTGCCATCCACCTCCACCCCTGCCAGCATCCTGGGCAGCCCGGTGGCCCCCGGCTCGCTGCCTTCCCTGGGCCCCAGGGACTCCTACCTCAACCTCGTCAGCCTGGACAGGGGCAGCCACGGCTACGGCAGCAAGGAGGGGGACGAGTgcctggaggggcaggaggggctcagcCGGCGCGTGGAGGGCTCCGAGGTCGGCGACTTCGCTCTGCCCAATGGGGGCAGCCGGCAGAAGGCAGACGACACGGCCAGAGGGGACGAGGACAG GCGGCAGCCGCCCATTCCCAAGCTCAACCCGCCACCCCCCATCCTACGCAAAAGGTCCAGCAAGACCTCCCCAAGCCTGGAAGTGGAGGTGAAGCCCGAGAGCACTGCCCACCTGAGCCTACCCAGTGCCAGCATCTCCAGCCTCACCAGCAtcactgccagctccctcaCCCTCTTGGACCCTGAGGCAAGGACTCCTGCACGGAGTGGTGCCTCCAGCACGGAGCCCGGCCCTGCCGGGACCTGCCAGCGCACTCTGGGCAAGGACAGGACTGGAGAGAGTGGGCCAATGTCCCCCTTGGCCAGCATCCATGACCCAGCAGCCAGCGAGACTCTGGCCAAGGAGTTAgtggccctgggcagccccacgGACAGCTCACTGCCCTTCTCCCCTGCAGATGACACCTGCTTGCACATCAGCTTCTCTGAAGATGAGCTGGACACTGCTGTGGGGCCCAGCAGAGTCCCCTCTTAA